AGGCGTTCCTGGGCACGATGTTTGTGCTGGCGGCCAACACGCTGCTGCGCCCGATCGTCAATAACATCAACCGCCAGCCGCTGGATGTGGTGTCTGCCGAGGTCACCAACATCCTCTACGTGATTGCGCGGCGTACCCAGCAGCAAGCGGTGATGGCCTTGCTGGAGTCGGAATTGGCGCGCTGCAACTACCCAGCCAGTGATGTCGACGTCCGTCCGTTCGGCAGTGATGAGGTGGAGATCGAGGCCACCCTGGCGGCCAATTCGGTTGACGGCGACGAGCTGGATGCTCTGGTCACGCGGATTTCACAGTCGACTCTGGTGGTGCAAGCGTTCTGGAGCCCCAGCACCACGGACTGATGGCAAAGGCTTACACCAGCCACGCTGTGGCGAGTGGGCTTTTTGTGGCGAGCGGGCTTGTTGTGGCGAGCGGGCTTGCCCCGCGCTGGGCTGCGCAGCAGCCCCAATATGGCCCATCCATTTTTTATCAGATACACCGAGGTGGCTGGTTTTGGGGCTGCTGCGCAGCCCAGCGCGGGGCAAGCCCGCTCGCCACAACAAGCCCGTCCTCCACAGCAAGCCTGCACCCCACAGCTCGGCGGTTGCGCTCAACTGATCGGAACTAGTCAAAAGCGGTTTCTCAAACACCTTGAAAGGGATGTGCCTTAGAAGAGGGAGGCGGTTTTTTGTGTGTATTTGACTACGCTTTGGTGAGGATTAGTCCTACAAGATGCCCGGATTTTCCCTTCGGCTAAGGCATCGTTGCGTTGTTAATGTTGCGCCGTTGCACCTAGCCAGGTTCCGTTGAAACGTTCTGTGTAGACAGTGCCGCTGGTCGGAACTGTTACTTTTCACAGGTACAGGGGTTTCGTGCGATGTGTAAAGGTATTGGCGCCTCAAACAGTGGAAGTGCGCCAGTAATGCAACTAATCGGTGGTGTCTTTCCAGGGAGTCGCATGAGCAAAGCATTAATCGTGGATGATCATCCGTTCATTCGTGCAACTGTCAGGTACCTGTTGCGCCAGGAGGGCTTCGAGAAAATTTTCGAGGCTGGCAACGGGGCTGATGCCTTACAGATTGCCAGGGAGGAACGACCTGACCTGATCATTCTGGACTTGGCGATGCCCAAATTGGGCGGGCTGGAGGTGATAAGCCGGATCAAGACTTTGGGCCTGCCCTGCAAGATTTTGGTCCTGACCTCGTATCTGGCGGTATTTTTCTCGGCTCGTTGCATGCGTGCCGGGGCGATGGGGTTTGTCGCGAAAACCGGTGAATTGGATGAGTTGCAGAAGGCCATTAAGGCAGTCATGTCCAACTACAGCTGTTTCCCCAGCCTGCCGACCAGCTCCGTGCGCAAGGACGACTTGCAGACCACGGAACTGCAACTGGTCGAGGCGCTTTCGGACCGGGAACTGACGGTACTGCAGAAGCTGGCGTTGGGCCTGGGCAACAAGGAGATCGCCGAGGACATGCTGCTGAGTCACAAGACCATCAGCACTTACAAAACACGGTTGAAGGAGAAGTTGCGTATGTCTTCGGTGGTTCATCTGTCCAAGTTCGCCCAGCGTAATCATCTGATCTGACATGCCGACGTCTTTGGGCAAGTGGCTCGCGGTACTCTGGCTGGCGAGCCTGTCACTCACTATCAACGTGGCGCTGGGTGCGCCACAGCAACTGCAACTGTTGGGGCACTCGAGTCTAGATGCTGCGCAGGTGCACCTCAAAGAAGCGGACTGGCGGTGGCTGCGCGAGCGCCGCACCCTGGTCATGGGCGTGTCCGCCCCCGACTATGCCCCTTTCGATCTGACGAACAACAACGACGAGCTGGAGGGGATCACCGCCGATTACGCGTCATTGATCGCGCAGATGTTGAACGTGACCATCCAGGTCCAGCGCTACGAGCACCGGGATGAGGTCATCGATGCCCTCAAGCGTGGTGACGTCGACTTCCTGGGCACGGCCAATGGCTACGAGGCGGCGGATCCGCATTTGAAGCTTTCGCGCCCGTACGCCAACGATCAGCCGACCCTGGTGACGCGTGTCGGAGACAGCCAGGCCCTGAGCGGCGAGCTTGATGGCAAGCGTCTGGCGATGCTTTATCACTACATGCCGGCCAATACGGTGGCGTCCTATTACGCCAACGCCTCGTTGCAGCTCTATTCGTCGACCTTCGAGGCGATTGGTGCCGTTGCCTTCGGCCAGGCGGATGTGTATCTGGGCGATGCGATCAGCTCCAACTATCTGATTAACAAAAACCACCTCAATAACGTGCGCATGGCTGACTTTTCCAGCCTGGAGGTCAACCCCTTCGCGTTCGCGTTCGCCGAGGAAAATTCAGACTTGTTGAATATCTTCAATGCGGCGTTGGAGATGATTCCGGCCAATGAGCAGATGGAGATCCTGCGGCGCTGGAGTTCTGGCAACCTGGGGGTCATTGGCCGCGAGCGCCTGCGCCTGAGTGCCAGTGAGCAGCGTTGGCTGGACAAGCACCCACGGGTCAAGGTGACGGCACTCGACAAATTTCAGCCCTTGTCTTTTTTCAATGACCACGGGCAATTGCAAGGCTTGAGCGCCGAGGTGCTGGCCCAGATCAGCTTGCGCACCGGTCTGAAGTTCGATGTGGTGCGTGGTCAGTCACTGCCCCGTCAAGTCAGCCAGGTCAGCGAGGGCAGCGCGGATATGATCGCGTTCATTACCCCGAGCGTGGATCGTGAGGACCTGATCCGCTTTACCCGCCCGTACCTGAACAACCCGTTTGTGCTGATCTCGCGCGACGATGGCAGCCGTCCGATCACCATCGAGGACATGGCCGGCAAGCGCCTGGCGGTGATCCGCGGCAGCGTCCAGCGCGAGATCATCAGCCGCGAGTATCCCGATATCCAACTGGTGGACGCCGAGGATTCCGCGCAGGCCATGGAGTTGGTCGTCAGTGGCGCGGCGGATGGCACGGTCAATGCGCTGATTATTGCGCGCTACATCATTGCCCAGCACTACCGGGATCGCCTGCGCATCACCAGCACCGTCGGCTCGCAGCCCGCGCGAGTGACCTTTGGCGTGGGGCGCGGTCAATTGGAGTTGTACTCGATCCTGGACAAGGCGCTCTTGAGTATCACGCCCCAGGAAATGGACGAGTTGACCAATCATTGGCGTAGCGAAGTGGTGATTGATGACAGTTACTGGCTGCGCCACCGCAACACAATTATCCAGGGGTTCTCAGTGGCAGCGCTGCTGTTGGCGATTACCCTGGGTTGGGCCATTTACCTGCGCAGCCTGATTCGCAAACGTGGCCAGGCCGAGCGCGCGCTGAGCGACCAGATGCGCTTTATGAGCGTGTTGATCGACGGTACGCCGCACCCGATCTACGTGCGGGACCGCCTGGGCCGGTTGATGGCGTGCAACAGTGCCTACCTCAATGTGTTCGGCTTCCGGCTCGAAGATGTGATCGGCAAGACCGTGGTCGAGACCGACACCGGCAATCACCCCCAGGCCCAGTCCTACCACGAAGACTACTTGCGCCTGATGGAACGTGGAGAGCCGCAGATCCATGACCGTGTGCTCAAGGTGCCGGGCGGGGCGACCCTGACCATTTATCACTGGATGCTGCCTTACCGCGACGGTGACGAAAAAGTAGTAGGGATGATTGCCGGCTGGGTGGACGTCAGCGAACGCCAGCGCTTGCTGGGGCAGTTGCAAGAGGCCAAGGAAGGGGCCGACGCCGCCAACCGGGCCAAGACCACGTTCCTGGCGACCATGAGTCACGAGATCCGCACGCCGATGAATGCGGTGATCGGCATGATCGAGTTGGCGCTGAAAAACGCCGAGCAGGGCCGCATCGACCACGACGCCCTGGCGGTGGCCTCCGATGCTTCGCGCGCCATGCTGGAGTTGATCGGCGACATTCTCGACATTGCCCGGATCGAATCCGGCCACTTGTCCCTGACCCTGGAACCGTCGAACCCGCGGGAGCTGCTGGCCTCGGTGGCCCGTATCTTCGAAGGGTTGGCACGGTCCAAGGGCCTGATGCTGAAGGTGGATCTGGACCCTTTGGTGGACCGTTATGTGATGATCGATCCGCTGCGCTTCAAACAGGTGGTCTCCAATTTGTTGAGCAATGCCATCAAGTTTACTGCCAAGGGCCATGTGCATTTGTGCGCCAGAGGCTCGCCGGCAGTCGCCAATGGCTACGTGACCCTGCGGCTGGTGGTGGAAGACAGCGGGGTGGGGATCAGCGTCGAGGACCAGGCGCGGCTGTTCAATCCGTTTGTCCAGGGGCGCAATACCGACCAGTCGGCACGCAGTGGCTCTGGCCTGGGGCTGGTGATTAGTCGCAGCCTGTGTGAAATGATGGGCGGCCAACTGAAGTTGAGCAGCCGACTGGGGCAGGGGACCCGTGTAGAAGTCACGCTGCCACTGGCGGTGGCGTCCAGCACCTGCGCCTATCATGAGCCGGCTGCATTGGACGCGCCGCCCGCCCGCGCATTGAACATCCTGGTGGTGGATGACTACCCTGCCAACCGCCAATTGCTGACCCGGCAACTGAGCTTCCTGGGGCACCGCATCACTACCGCCACCGATGGTGTGGAAGGCCTGGAGCGCTGGCATGCCGAGCGTTTCGACGGGGTGATCACAGACTGCAATATGCCGCTGAAAAATGGCTATGACCTGGCACGGGAAATCCGTGCCGATGAGCGTGCCCGGGGATTGGCGCCGTGCCTGTTGCTGGGTTTCACCGCCAACGCCCAGCCCGAAGAAACGGAGCGTTGCCTGGCGGCAGGGATGGATGGTTGCCTGTTCAAGCCCACGGGGCTGGAGGACCTGCATGCGGCGCTTGCGCCACGTACCGCCATGCCGTCGGTCCAGGCCGGGGTTGAGGTTGGCGCGGTGCCTGGGGTGGATTTGAGTCGGTTGATGAAGTTGACCGGCTCTGACGTGGGCGCCATCAAGGAGTTGCTGGCACCGCTGCTCGAGAGCCTTGCCGCCGACCGCCCGCTATTGCAGGAACTGCCCAAAAAACACGACTACGCCCAGTTGCATGACCTGGCTCACCGCACCAAGGGCGGGGCGCGTCTGGTCTCGGCCCAGGCATTGGTCAGCCACTGTGAGGCGCTGGAAGCCGCCTGTGAACGGCGCGACCCTCAGGCATTGGCCGCTGCGGTGGCGAGCGTGCAGCAAGCCATTGACCAGTTGCATCAGGCCCTGACCGACTACTGCGATCATGCATAAATGTAGGATTTGGGAGAAATCCTACGAGTAGGGGGAACTCCGCTGATTTTGTAGTCCAATTATGTCTGGAACAGTAGCGCGCTCCTTCTTGCCACGAGCGCGACCTGCTCAGGGACTTGCCATGCCCACCAAAGCACTGACCATCCTGATCGCTGATGAACAGCACCTGCAACGGCTGCACATCGAAAAAATGCTCAACCAGTTGGGCTACTACCGGATCGTCCCGGTGCAGACTTTTGAGGAAGTGCTGATCCTCACCGACATCCCGGCCGAGCCCTTCGATGTGCTGATTATTCATGCGGGCCTGGCTGCCAGCGCGGGCAGAGCGTTGGCGCTGGCGCAGCAACAGCAGGTGCGCCATGTGCTGGTCTATGACGACCAGGACCTGAAGCCAACGTCCTCCCTGGCGCCCCTGGTTCTGGTGCGTTTGCCGGGATCGCCCGACAGCGTCACCCTGGAACACTTCATGGACATCATCGACCCGCCGTCGCCGGCCAGCGGCTTGCGGGTCTTGCCGTGGCTGCGGGAACTGGCGCGCAGCCCGGTGGTTTAGCTCAGTCCCATTGCGTAATACCTGCCTGCGGCCATCGTGGTTTGAAGGTGCGCCTGAGATCAAAAGCAGAGCCAGAGTGCGAAGCTGCATTCCCCTGTGGGAGCTGGCTTGCCTGCGATGCTGCGATGGCGGCAGGTCGGCTGTCAGGCCGCCTCGTTTTGCTTGTGAGCGCCCCTGCGAACCACAACAGCCCTCTCACCGCAGCGCGTCGAGTTGACGGGCCAGGTCCAGCACCACCTTTGCCGCTGCCGACATTGGGCACCAGGTGGGTAAACGGGATATCGAGCATGCGGTTTTCCCGCACGGCCCGCAGGCGCGACAGCACCGGGTCGCGGGTCAGCAACTGGCGTTTGCGGCTGGCCGGGGACCATACGGCATCGGCCAGCAGAATCACGTCCGGGTCGCTCATCAATAACGTCTCGCTGCTGACCGTGACCCGGTATTGATTGATCCCGGCTAACAGGTTACGAGCACCGGCCGCAGCCAGCAGGGCGGTGACGAAACCTTGCCGACCCTCGCTGTCCAGGCCGCTGACTTCACTGTCGAGGTAAAACACCGACAAGGGTTTTGCCGGCTTGGCCAGTGCCTGGGCGCTGGCCAGGTCGGCGTCCAAAGTGTCAATCAGTTCGCGGGCCCGCTGCGGTTTGTGCAGCAGGTTGCCCAGGGTCAGCAGGTCGGTGCGAATGTGCCCGAAGTAGTCCAGGGAGCGCCCGGCACAGGCCGACTCCAGCAGATACGAGCCCACACCATTGCCGGCCAGCCCGGTACGCGAGGTGATGCCGTTGCCAAAGGCCGTGGCAAAACCGCCCACCACCAAATCCGGGCGTTGCCCATATAGCACCTCGCTGGCTGGGTAGCGCGGGGCAATGACCGGTACACCCAAGTACTTACCCTGCTGATGCGCGGCGCCGTTGTCATCCAGGTACGCCACACCCACCAGTGCCGGGCCGGCGCCCAGGGCCAGCAGCATATCGGCGGCGTGCTGGTTCAGGGCGACGATGCGCGACGGCGGCGTATGGGGCAGTTGCCAATCCTGCTGGCAATTGCGATAGCCGTCCGCCAGGGCCGACGCACTGCACAGCAGGGCGATGGCCAACCCTCCCAGGCGTTTCATGGGCGCTCCCGGATCAACAGTTCTTCGACCACTTCACCGCCCACCAGATGCACATCCACCAGGCGCACGGCATCGGCCTTGCTGTGTATCCCATACCAGCAGCGCTCCGGGTAGACCGTGAGCACCGGCCCCAGGTTGCACGGGAACTGGCAATGGGTGCGCGTCAGCAATACGCCGCCGGGCACTTCGATGCGCTGGTGCTCCAAGAGACGTCGGCGCAGGGTTTTCCATAGCTGCAAGGCGCCCCGCTGGGTGCAGCGCGGGCCAGTACACAGCAGCACATGGCGGGCATGCTCAGGGATATGGGACCAGTCGGGGTGGGTGTCCACCCCGTCGATTTGGCTGATTTCAGTCATCAGAAGCGATACGTGTAACGCACCTCAGAGGTGAACGGTCGGCCCAGGTTGTCGACATTGCTGGAGCGGCTGGTGACGTAGTCTCGGTCGAACAGGTTTTCTACCAGCAGGCTTACGCGGTGCTGGTGGGCGTTGTCGAGGTAGCGATAGGCGTCGGCGTCCACCACCGAATAGTGGCCGTATTCGACTCTTTTCGAGCTGATCACATCGTGGATATAGCGGATGGCCGCGCCGGCGCCCCACAGGCGATTCTGTGATTCGAACCCCACCCGCGAGCGGGCGAAGAAGCTCGGCACATCATTGATGGTCACCCCGGCACGCGACTCGGTCAGGTTGCGGGTCATGTCCGCCTGCAGGCTCCACTGCTCGTTGAGCGCCCACTTGGCATCGGCTTCGAAGCCGCGCACCTGGATCTGGCCCTGGCCGTTGACCCACTGGATAGCGTCCAGGGTAATCAAGTCGGTGATCTTGCGCTTGAACAGGGTCACGCTGGCGCTGAACTCGCGGTCGGCCAGCAGGCCCTTGTAGTCCAGGCCCAGCTCGGCGTTGCGGCTTTTCTCCGGCTTGAGGTTGCGGTTGCCGAGCTCGTCGCCGGGTTCGTTGACGAACAGTTGCTCGGCATTGGGCAGCTTGTAGGCCGTACCGTACTGGCCGC
The Pseudomonas hygromyciniae genome window above contains:
- a CDS encoding MgtC/SapB family protein, producing MQALNNINLDSLIDTVVSLSAAFILGGLIGFERQFRQRTAGLRTNVLVAVGAAIFVDMANRLAGAEGAVRVVAYVVSGIGFLGAGVIMREEGNVRGLNTAATLWTSAAVGACAGADLILEAFLGTMFVLAANTLLRPIVNNINRQPLDVVSAEVTNILYVIARRTQQQAVMALLESELARCNYPASDVDVRPFGSDEVEIEATLAANSVDGDELDALVTRISQSTLVVQAFWSPSTTD
- a CDS encoding response regulator transcription factor; the protein is MSKALIVDDHPFIRATVRYLLRQEGFEKIFEAGNGADALQIAREERPDLIILDLAMPKLGGLEVISRIKTLGLPCKILVLTSYLAVFFSARCMRAGAMGFVAKTGELDELQKAIKAVMSNYSCFPSLPTSSVRKDDLQTTELQLVEALSDRELTVLQKLALGLGNKEIAEDMLLSHKTISTYKTRLKEKLRMSSVVHLSKFAQRNHLI
- a CDS encoding transporter substrate-binding domain-containing protein, encoding MPTSLGKWLAVLWLASLSLTINVALGAPQQLQLLGHSSLDAAQVHLKEADWRWLRERRTLVMGVSAPDYAPFDLTNNNDELEGITADYASLIAQMLNVTIQVQRYEHRDEVIDALKRGDVDFLGTANGYEAADPHLKLSRPYANDQPTLVTRVGDSQALSGELDGKRLAMLYHYMPANTVASYYANASLQLYSSTFEAIGAVAFGQADVYLGDAISSNYLINKNHLNNVRMADFSSLEVNPFAFAFAEENSDLLNIFNAALEMIPANEQMEILRRWSSGNLGVIGRERLRLSASEQRWLDKHPRVKVTALDKFQPLSFFNDHGQLQGLSAEVLAQISLRTGLKFDVVRGQSLPRQVSQVSEGSADMIAFITPSVDREDLIRFTRPYLNNPFVLISRDDGSRPITIEDMAGKRLAVIRGSVQREIISREYPDIQLVDAEDSAQAMELVVSGAADGTVNALIIARYIIAQHYRDRLRITSTVGSQPARVTFGVGRGQLELYSILDKALLSITPQEMDELTNHWRSEVVIDDSYWLRHRNTIIQGFSVAALLLAITLGWAIYLRSLIRKRGQAERALSDQMRFMSVLIDGTPHPIYVRDRLGRLMACNSAYLNVFGFRLEDVIGKTVVETDTGNHPQAQSYHEDYLRLMERGEPQIHDRVLKVPGGATLTIYHWMLPYRDGDEKVVGMIAGWVDVSERQRLLGQLQEAKEGADAANRAKTTFLATMSHEIRTPMNAVIGMIELALKNAEQGRIDHDALAVASDASRAMLELIGDILDIARIESGHLSLTLEPSNPRELLASVARIFEGLARSKGLMLKVDLDPLVDRYVMIDPLRFKQVVSNLLSNAIKFTAKGHVHLCARGSPAVANGYVTLRLVVEDSGVGISVEDQARLFNPFVQGRNTDQSARSGSGLGLVISRSLCEMMGGQLKLSSRLGQGTRVEVTLPLAVASSTCAYHEPAALDAPPARALNILVVDDYPANRQLLTRQLSFLGHRITTATDGVEGLERWHAERFDGVITDCNMPLKNGYDLAREIRADERARGLAPCLLLGFTANAQPEETERCLAAGMDGCLFKPTGLEDLHAALAPRTAMPSVQAGVEVGAVPGVDLSRLMKLTGSDVGAIKELLAPLLESLAADRPLLQELPKKHDYAQLHDLAHRTKGGARLVSAQALVSHCEALEAACERRDPQALAAAVASVQQAIDQLHQALTDYCDHA
- a CDS encoding chemotaxis protein CheY, with the translated sequence MPTKALTILIADEQHLQRLHIEKMLNQLGYYRIVPVQTFEEVLILTDIPAEPFDVLIIHAGLAASAGRALALAQQQQVRHVLVYDDQDLKPTSSLAPLVLVRLPGSPDSVTLEHFMDIIDPPSPASGLRVLPWLRELARSPVV
- a CDS encoding (2Fe-2S) ferredoxin domain-containing protein, whose amino-acid sequence is MTEISQIDGVDTHPDWSHIPEHARHVLLCTGPRCTQRGALQLWKTLRRRLLEHQRIEVPGGVLLTRTHCQFPCNLGPVLTVYPERCWYGIHSKADAVRLVDVHLVGGEVVEELLIRERP